A stretch of the Massilia varians genome encodes the following:
- a CDS encoding STAS domain-containing protein, whose product MERIPILRMGDLLLVTIQVDMHDRLAMQLQDDLTERIVSDGAKGVLIDISALDLVDSFIGRMISNTAAMARVLDARTVVVGMQPAVAITLVELGLTLHGVKTALNVEKGMALLGKSYK is encoded by the coding sequence ATGGAACGCATTCCTATCCTGCGCATGGGCGACCTGTTGCTCGTCACGATCCAGGTCGACATGCACGACCGCCTCGCCATGCAGCTGCAGGACGATCTCACCGAACGCATCGTGAGCGACGGCGCCAAGGGCGTCCTGATCGACATCTCGGCGCTCGACCTGGTCGATTCCTTCATCGGCCGCATGATCAGCAATACCGCCGCCATGGCGCGCGTGCTCGATGCCCGTACCGTGGTCGTCGGCATGCAGCCGGCGGTGGCGATCACCCTCGTCGAGCTGGGCCTGACGCTGCACGGCGTCAAGACCGCCCTGAACGTCGAGAAGGGCATGGCCTTGCTGGGAAAGAGCTATAAATAA
- a CDS encoding STAS domain-containing protein, with protein MTTKDYAARISQLIQEHQADIGAEWIAQLEALTVRGTASSKEQLRSHCQQFLAAFAAATRGGELDNIEHRSWDEVRDLMAEISATRAKSGSTPSETATFVFSLKQPLFTQLRTAFAGDADGLAAASWTISTLLDKLGLFTIEVFQKTKDQIIVRQQQELLELSTPVVKLWNGILALPLIGTLDSARTQVVMENILQKIVDTGAIIAIIDITGVPTVDTLVAQHLMKTIAAARLMGADCIISGIRPQIAQTIVHLGVNLEDVITKATLADAFLVALERTGTSVVAKA; from the coding sequence ATGACCACGAAGGATTACGCCGCCCGCATCAGCCAGCTCATCCAGGAACACCAGGCCGACATCGGCGCGGAGTGGATTGCACAGCTGGAAGCACTGACCGTGCGCGGTACGGCAAGCTCGAAAGAGCAGTTGCGCAGCCATTGCCAGCAGTTCCTGGCCGCGTTCGCTGCCGCTACCCGCGGCGGCGAACTGGACAACATCGAGCACCGCTCGTGGGACGAGGTGCGCGACCTGATGGCCGAGATCTCGGCGACCCGCGCCAAGTCGGGCTCGACCCCGAGCGAGACCGCCACCTTCGTCTTCTCGCTGAAGCAGCCGCTGTTCACCCAGCTGCGCACCGCCTTCGCCGGCGACGCCGACGGGCTGGCCGCGGCCTCCTGGACCATCAGCACCCTGCTCGACAAGCTCGGCCTGTTCACCATCGAGGTGTTCCAGAAGACCAAGGACCAGATCATCGTGCGCCAGCAGCAGGAACTGCTCGAGCTCTCGACCCCGGTCGTCAAGCTGTGGAACGGCATCCTGGCGCTGCCGCTGATCGGCACCCTGGATTCGGCCCGCACCCAGGTGGTGATGGAAAACATCCTGCAGAAGATCGTCGACACCGGCGCGATCATCGCCATCATCGACATCACCGGCGTGCCGACCGTCGACACCCTGGTGGCCCAGCACCTGATGAAGACCATCGCTGCCGCCCGCCTGATGGGCGCCGACTGCATCATCAGCGGCATCCGCCCGCAGATCGCCCAGACCATCGTGCACCTCGGCGTGAACCTGGAAGACGTGATCACCAAGGCCACCCTGGCCGACGCCTTCCTGGTCGCGCTCGAGCGCACCGGCACCTCGGTCGTCGCCAAGGCGTAA
- a CDS encoding PAAR domain-containing protein: MRRFYITLGAPTSVDGKVISANHLDTINGVPMALEGDKCWCPACDAEGTIVLDGPRLSETFEGREFALSDDLCACQCDPPPRLLAAQTFAYQEFDGDWHAAQAGAAALAAAKLNASAGGAPPSDGIPFVLLDPRTQEPYAHRPYRLRLRNGVIEGTTNASGATRPLSAAERAAVLAWSVEGGIG, encoded by the coding sequence ATGCGGCGTTTCTACATCACGCTCGGCGCGCCCACCAGCGTCGACGGCAAGGTCATCTCTGCGAACCACCTGGACACGATCAACGGCGTCCCGATGGCGCTCGAAGGCGACAAGTGCTGGTGTCCGGCATGCGATGCCGAGGGGACCATCGTGCTCGACGGTCCCCGGCTGAGCGAAACCTTCGAAGGCCGCGAGTTCGCGCTCAGCGATGACCTGTGCGCCTGCCAATGCGACCCGCCGCCGCGCCTGCTGGCCGCCCAGACCTTCGCCTACCAGGAGTTCGACGGCGACTGGCATGCAGCCCAGGCCGGCGCGGCGGCGCTGGCCGCCGCCAAGCTCAACGCGTCCGCAGGCGGCGCACCGCCTTCGGACGGCATTCCGTTCGTGCTGCTGGATCCTCGCACGCAGGAGCCTTACGCCCACCGCCCCTATCGTCTTCGGCTGCGCAATGGCGTGATCGAAGGCACGACCAACGCGAGCGGCGCCACACGGCCACTGAGCGCGGCGGAACGCGCCGCGGTGCTCGCGTGGTCGGTCGAAGGCGGTATCGGCTGA
- a CDS encoding DUF2515 family protein: MYVPGKPHPFFPRHQFHGVRVYGNYQRVEECRTHHYVGSCATVKHGIAAYVLSPEHLWATFQTEAEDLLKVNGSFIADPTKRNRRINAAYARLWLADKRFQWAGLAAFASKQVGCGLLHSTDVIERNRREREQIQRSFAQAAVSGAEAATLVQMGTEVAAHNMLRRLGHGNMHLFLDIYPLHRFFMERGWEDFEKYLRYRQNDKYPVYWDIDRARLPFGVPFREITLGFERIHAGTLHEGVRLLAQHEQLNILQKIMYDDRFMQSLLAINQFAWATGFPTGDYQEIQLTLSAQCKGKTGVTSWFSKEKYAKLWVPEQRMPFVFSAAERFDKLLNSPERRRFEESIQAVAEGGDIR, encoded by the coding sequence ATGTACGTTCCCGGCAAGCCCCATCCTTTCTTCCCCAGGCACCAGTTCCATGGCGTGCGCGTCTATGGGAACTACCAGCGCGTCGAGGAATGCAGGACGCATCACTACGTGGGCTCGTGCGCGACGGTGAAGCACGGGATTGCCGCCTATGTCCTGAGCCCTGAGCACCTGTGGGCAACGTTCCAGACGGAGGCGGAAGACCTGCTGAAGGTGAATGGATCCTTCATCGCGGATCCGACGAAGCGGAACAGGCGCATCAATGCGGCGTACGCGCGGCTCTGGCTGGCGGACAAGCGCTTTCAGTGGGCGGGTCTGGCCGCGTTCGCGTCCAAGCAGGTCGGCTGCGGCCTGCTGCATTCGACCGACGTCATCGAGCGGAACCGGCGTGAACGAGAGCAGATCCAGCGGTCCTTCGCCCAGGCCGCGGTGAGCGGCGCCGAGGCGGCCACGCTGGTACAGATGGGGACCGAAGTCGCGGCCCACAACATGCTTCGGCGGCTTGGGCACGGCAATATGCATCTGTTTCTCGATATTTATCCCTTGCACCGGTTTTTCATGGAGCGCGGGTGGGAAGACTTTGAAAAATATTTGCGTTACAGACAGAACGATAAATACCCTGTCTATTGGGACATCGATAGGGCCAGACTGCCCTTTGGTGTTCCTTTTCGTGAAATTACCTTGGGATTTGAGCGGATACATGCAGGCACGCTGCATGAAGGAGTAAGACTACTGGCACAGCATGAACAATTGAACATTCTCCAGAAAATCATGTATGACGACAGGTTCATGCAATCGCTACTTGCTATAAACCAGTTCGCGTGGGCTACTGGATTTCCGACCGGCGACTATCAGGAAATCCAACTGACGCTCTCGGCCCAGTGCAAGGGTAAAACGGGCGTAACCTCATGGTTCTCTAAAGAAAAGTACGCGAAACTGTGGGTGCCCGAGCAACGCATGCCATTCGTATTCAGTGCGGCCGAGCGATTCGACAAACTTCTGAATAGCCCAGAGCGGCGTCGTTTCGAAGAGTCGATTCAAGCAGTTGCCGAGGGCGGAGATATAAGGTGA
- the pnp gene encoding polyribonucleotide nucleotidyltransferase codes for MFNKVSKTFQYGQHTVTLETGEIARQASGAVVVSVEDTVILATVVAKKDAKPGQDFFPLTVDYMEKTYAAGKIPGGFFKREGRPSEKETLTSRLIDRPIRPLFPEGYLNEVQVIIHVLSVNPEIDPDIPAMIGASAALCIAGIPFNGPIGAARVGYANGQYILNPTTTQLKTSQMDLVVAGTETAVLMVESEAQQLSEEVMLGAVVFGHDQMRAVIDAIHDLVAEGGKPEVEWSPAPKNEELIARVNDLAGAAIRDAYQTREKSLRQQKLKSISADVMAGLATQGVEADAAEVGNILFDMEAKVVRSQILNGEPRIDGRDTRTVRPIAIRTGVLPRTHGSALFTRGETQALVVATLGTARDSQKIDALMGEYTDDFMMHYNMPPFATGETGRVGTPKRREVGHGRLAKRALVAALPSADEFSYSVRLVSEITESNGSSSMASVCGGCLALMDAGVPMKAHVAGIAMGLIKEGGKFAVLTDILGDEDHLGDMDFKVAGTPAGITALQMDIKIQGITKEIMQVALAQAKEARQHILAEMQKAVPSVKTELSDFAPRLITIRINPEKIRDVIGKGGAVIRALTEETGTQIDITDEGIVTIASVDAAAGQEAKRRIEELTASVEVGKTYDGTVLKLLDFGAIVQVMPGKDGLLHISQIANERVNAVADYLKEGQQVRVKVLETDERGRLKLSMKAADPVEGAAQ; via the coding sequence ATGTTTAATAAAGTTTCGAAAACCTTCCAGTACGGTCAACACACGGTCACCCTGGAGACGGGTGAAATCGCGCGCCAGGCAAGCGGCGCCGTCGTCGTGTCGGTCGAAGACACCGTCATCCTGGCCACCGTGGTCGCCAAGAAGGACGCCAAGCCGGGCCAGGACTTCTTCCCGCTGACCGTCGACTACATGGAGAAAACCTACGCAGCCGGTAAGATCCCGGGCGGCTTCTTCAAGCGCGAAGGCCGTCCTTCGGAAAAGGAAACCCTGACCTCGCGCCTGATCGACCGTCCGATCCGCCCGCTGTTCCCGGAAGGCTACCTGAACGAAGTCCAGGTCATCATCCACGTCCTGTCGGTCAACCCCGAGATCGATCCGGACATCCCGGCCATGATCGGCGCCTCGGCTGCGCTGTGCATCGCCGGCATCCCGTTCAACGGCCCGATCGGCGCAGCGCGCGTCGGCTACGCGAACGGCCAGTACATCCTGAACCCGACCACCACCCAGCTCAAGACCTCGCAGATGGACCTGGTCGTTGCAGGCACCGAAACCGCCGTGCTGATGGTGGAATCGGAAGCGCAGCAGCTGTCGGAAGAAGTCATGCTGGGCGCGGTCGTCTTCGGCCATGACCAGATGCGCGCCGTCATCGACGCGATCCACGACTTGGTCGCCGAAGGCGGCAAGCCGGAAGTCGAGTGGAGCCCGGCGCCGAAGAACGAAGAACTGATCGCCCGCGTGAACGATCTGGCAGGCGCCGCCATCCGCGACGCCTACCAGACCCGCGAAAAGTCGCTGCGCCAGCAGAAGCTGAAGTCGATCTCGGCCGACGTGATGGCCGGCCTGGCGACCCAGGGCGTCGAAGCCGATGCGGCCGAAGTCGGCAACATCCTGTTCGACATGGAAGCCAAGGTCGTTCGCTCGCAGATCCTGAACGGCGAGCCGCGCATCGACGGCCGCGACACCCGCACCGTGCGTCCGATCGCGATCCGCACCGGCGTGCTGCCGCGTACCCACGGTTCGGCCCTGTTTACCCGCGGTGAAACCCAGGCGCTGGTGGTGGCCACCCTCGGCACCGCGCGCGACAGCCAGAAGATCGACGCGCTGATGGGCGAGTACACCGACGACTTCATGATGCACTACAACATGCCTCCGTTCGCCACCGGCGAAACCGGCCGCGTGGGCACCCCGAAGCGCCGCGAAGTCGGCCACGGCCGCCTGGCCAAGCGCGCGCTGGTCGCCGCGCTGCCGTCGGCGGACGAATTCAGCTACTCGGTGCGCCTGGTCTCGGAAATCACCGAGTCGAACGGTTCCTCGTCGATGGCATCGGTGTGCGGCGGCTGCCTGGCACTGATGGACGCCGGCGTGCCGATGAAGGCGCACGTCGCCGGCATCGCCATGGGCCTGATCAAGGAAGGCGGCAAGTTCGCGGTCCTGACCGACATCCTGGGTGACGAAGACCACCTGGGCGACATGGACTTCAAGGTCGCAGGCACCCCGGCCGGCATCACCGCGCTGCAGATGGACATCAAGATCCAGGGCATCACCAAGGAAATCATGCAGGTGGCGCTGGCGCAGGCCAAGGAAGCCCGCCAGCACATCCTGGCCGAGATGCAGAAGGCCGTGCCGAGCGTGAAGACCGAACTGTCGGACTTCGCACCGCGCCTGATCACCATCCGCATCAACCCGGAAAAGATCCGTGACGTGATCGGCAAGGGCGGCGCCGTGATCCGCGCGCTGACCGAGGAAACCGGCACCCAGATCGACATCACCGACGAAGGCATCGTGACCATCGCGTCGGTCGATGCCGCCGCCGGCCAGGAAGCCAAGCGCCGCATCGAAGAGCTGACCGCATCGGTCGAAGTGGGCAAGACCTACGACGGCACCGTGCTCAAGCTGCTGGACTTCGGCGCGATCGTCCAGGTCATGCCGGGCAAGGACGGCCTGCTGCACATCTCGCAGATCGCCAACGAGCGCGTCAACGCCGTGGCCGACTACCTGAAGGAAGGCCAGCAAGTGCGCGTGAAGGTCCTCGAGACCGACGAGCGTGGCCGCCTGAAGCTGTCGATGAAGGCTGCCGATCCGGTGGAGGGCGCGGCGCAGTAA
- the rpsO gene encoding 30S ribosomal protein S15 — MTVENINKAAIIADNARGQNDTGSPEVQVALLTARINELNGHFKAHQKDHHSRRGLIMMVNRRKSLLAYLKRKDANRYRDLIAKLGLRK, encoded by the coding sequence ATGACCGTAGAAAACATCAACAAAGCCGCGATCATCGCGGACAACGCACGTGGCCAGAACGATACCGGTTCGCCGGAAGTCCAGGTCGCACTGCTGACCGCACGCATCAACGAGCTGAACGGCCACTTCAAGGCTCACCAGAAAGATCACCACTCGCGTCGTGGCCTGATCATGATGGTCAACCGTCGTAAGAGCCTGCTGGCTTACCTGAAGCGCAAAGACGCAAACCGTTATCGCGACCTGATCGCCAAGCTCGGCCTGCGTAAGTAA
- the bamE gene encoding outer membrane protein assembly factor BamE domain-containing protein yields the protein MMNKLIRFTTFVAFVLLGGCAGLLREAPSIGDPEDLVQKKMGPPTSIYGAGNDRIFEYATGPMGQFTWMARIGADGRLVSYEQVLTGEKFATIKVDEATKEEVLRTLGRPAEKSTVAMKGYEVWSYRYKEAGVWNSMMNVHFDRDGIVRQMLNGPDPMYEPRDRNGW from the coding sequence ATGATGAACAAATTAATCAGATTTACAACATTCGTGGCGTTCGTCCTGCTCGGCGGCTGCGCCGGCCTGCTGCGCGAGGCGCCCAGCATCGGCGACCCGGAAGACCTGGTGCAAAAAAAGATGGGGCCGCCCACCAGCATCTACGGCGCCGGCAACGACCGCATCTTCGAATACGCGACCGGGCCGATGGGCCAGTTCACCTGGATGGCGCGCATCGGCGCGGACGGGCGGCTGGTGTCCTACGAGCAGGTGCTGACCGGGGAGAAGTTCGCGACCATCAAGGTGGACGAGGCCACCAAGGAAGAGGTGCTGCGCACGCTCGGGCGGCCGGCCGAGAAATCCACCGTGGCGATGAAGGGCTACGAGGTGTGGTCGTACCGCTACAAGGAGGCGGGCGTGTGGAATTCCATGATGAACGTGCACTTCGACCGGGACGGCATCGTGCGGCAGATGCTCAATGGCCCCGATCCGATGTACGAGCCGCGCGACCGGAACGGGTGGTGA
- a CDS encoding 2-isopropylmalate synthase: MSALPDQNRLIIFDTTLRDGEQSPGASMTRDEKVRIARQLERLRVDVIEAGFAAASPGDFEAIRAISGAVRESTICSLSRANDRDIARAAEALAPAARKRIHTFIATSPLHMQMKLRMEPEQVLEQAKLAIRYARHHTDDIEFSPEDGSRSDEEFLCRVLEAVIAEGATTINFPDTVGYAVPEQFGERIRRLRERVPNSDKAIWSVHCHNDLGLAVANSLAGVAIGGARQIECTINGLGERAGNTSLEEVVMALRTRHDYFNLAVGIDTTQIVPASKMVSQITGFAVQPNKAVVGANAFAHASGIHQDGILKARETYEIMRAEDVGWTTNKIVLGKLSGRNAFKARLQELGIELESEQEVNAAFARFKELADRKAEIFDEDIMALVSSADHEQAGETYRLVSLAQRSETGALPHAKIVFAVDGKEVSAESSGDGPVDAVITAIESVVKSGAEQVLFSINAISNGPQSQGEVTIRLSHSGRIVNGVGADPDIIVASAKAYLAGLNKLHSKVERVNPQGV, encoded by the coding sequence ATGTCTGCCTTGCCTGACCAGAACCGCCTCATCATCTTCGACACCACCCTGCGCGACGGCGAGCAATCGCCCGGCGCCTCCATGACCCGCGACGAGAAGGTGCGCATCGCGCGCCAGCTGGAGCGCCTGCGGGTGGACGTCATCGAAGCCGGCTTCGCCGCCGCCTCGCCCGGCGACTTCGAAGCCATCCGCGCCATTTCAGGCGCGGTGCGCGAATCGACCATCTGCTCGCTGTCGCGCGCCAACGACCGCGACATCGCCCGCGCCGCCGAGGCGCTGGCCCCTGCCGCGCGCAAGCGCATCCACACCTTCATCGCCACCTCGCCCCTGCACATGCAGATGAAGCTGCGCATGGAGCCCGAGCAGGTGCTGGAGCAGGCGAAACTGGCGATCCGCTACGCCCGCCACCATACCGACGACATCGAGTTCTCGCCCGAGGACGGCAGCCGTTCGGACGAGGAATTCCTGTGCCGCGTGCTGGAGGCGGTGATTGCCGAAGGCGCCACCACCATCAACTTCCCCGACACGGTCGGCTATGCGGTGCCGGAGCAGTTCGGCGAGCGCATCCGCCGCCTGCGCGAACGCGTGCCCAATTCGGACAAGGCGATCTGGTCGGTGCACTGCCATAACGACCTGGGCCTGGCCGTGGCCAACTCGCTGGCCGGCGTCGCCATCGGCGGCGCGCGCCAGATCGAATGCACCATCAACGGCCTGGGCGAGCGGGCAGGGAACACCTCGCTGGAAGAAGTCGTGATGGCGCTGCGCACCCGCCATGACTACTTCAACCTGGCGGTCGGCATCGACACCACGCAGATCGTCCCGGCCTCGAAAATGGTGTCGCAGATCACCGGCTTCGCGGTGCAGCCGAACAAGGCGGTGGTGGGCGCGAACGCGTTTGCCCATGCCTCGGGCATCCACCAGGACGGCATCCTGAAGGCGCGCGAGACCTACGAGATCATGCGCGCCGAAGACGTGGGCTGGACCACCAACAAGATCGTGCTGGGCAAGCTCTCGGGCCGCAACGCCTTCAAGGCGCGCCTGCAGGAGCTGGGCATCGAGCTGGAATCGGAGCAGGAAGTGAACGCCGCGTTTGCGCGCTTCAAGGAGCTGGCCGACCGCAAGGCCGAAATCTTCGATGAGGACATCATGGCGCTGGTGTCGAGCGCGGACCATGAGCAGGCCGGCGAGACCTACCGCCTGGTGTCGCTGGCGCAGCGCTCCGAGACCGGCGCGCTGCCGCATGCGAAGATCGTGTTCGCGGTGGACGGCAAGGAAGTGTCGGCCGAATCCTCGGGCGACGGGCCGGTCGACGCCGTGATCACGGCGATCGAGAGCGTGGTGAAGAGCGGGGCCGAGCAGGTGCTGTTTTCGATCAATGCGATCAGCAACGGCCCGCAATCGCAGGGCGAGGTCACCATCCGCCTGTCGCACTCGGGGCGCATCGTCAACGGGGTGGGCGCGGATCCGGACATCATCGTGGCCTCGGCCAAGGCCTACCTGGCGGGGCTGAACAAGCTGCACTCGAAGGTCGAGCGCGTCAATCCGCAGGGCGTGTAA
- the pssA gene encoding CDP-diacylglycerol--serine O-phosphatidyltransferase, which translates to MPNFPRRRVPGAAPKAPRFSRLKRFGRRAEDRVQGERGRGIYLLPNAFTTGALFCGFYAIVMAMNQRFEHACWAVFIAMVLDGLDGRIARLTNTQSEFGAQYDSLSDMVSFGAAPALVIYEWSLRGLGKLGWIAAFIYCAGAALRLARFNTNIQVVDKRFFQGLPSPAAAALIVGFIMMMTDPDINVSSRQVDWVSWGLAVFAGLTMVSNVPFYSFKDVNFRKSVPFIVVFLIALALALLAIDPPKVLWPIFVIYGLSGYAVFAWRAARGKPVSIIPLDDEPDDGVRR; encoded by the coding sequence ATGCCCAATTTCCCACGACGCCGAGTACCTGGAGCCGCGCCCAAGGCGCCACGATTTTCCCGCTTGAAACGCTTCGGGCGCAGGGCGGAAGACCGTGTCCAGGGCGAGCGCGGCCGCGGCATCTACCTGCTGCCGAACGCGTTCACGACCGGCGCGCTGTTCTGCGGCTTCTATGCGATCGTCATGGCGATGAACCAGCGCTTCGAGCACGCCTGCTGGGCGGTGTTCATCGCCATGGTGCTGGACGGGCTGGATGGGCGCATCGCGCGCCTGACCAACACCCAGTCCGAGTTCGGCGCGCAGTACGACTCGCTGTCGGACATGGTGTCCTTCGGGGCGGCGCCGGCGCTGGTGATCTATGAATGGTCGCTGCGCGGCCTCGGCAAGCTGGGCTGGATCGCGGCCTTCATCTATTGCGCCGGAGCCGCGCTGCGCCTGGCGCGCTTCAACACCAACATCCAGGTGGTGGACAAGCGCTTCTTCCAGGGTCTGCCGAGTCCGGCAGCGGCGGCGCTGATCGTCGGCTTCATCATGATGATGACCGACCCGGACATCAACGTCAGCTCGCGCCAGGTGGACTGGGTGAGCTGGGGCCTGGCGGTGTTCGCTGGCCTGACGATGGTGTCGAACGTACCGTTTTACAGCTTCAAGGACGTGAACTTCCGCAAGTCGGTGCCGTTCATCGTGGTGTTCCTGATTGCCCTGGCCTTGGCGCTGCTGGCGATCGACCCACCGAAAGTCCTGTGGCCGATTTTTGTGATTTACGGCTTGTCGGGGTATGCCGTGTTCGCCTGGCGCGCAGCCAGGGGCAAGCCGGTGAGCATCATCCCGCTCGACGACGAGCCGGACGACGGCGTGCGCCGCTAG
- a CDS encoding SIMPL domain-containing protein (The SIMPL domain is named for its presence in mouse protein SIMPL (signalling molecule that associates with mouse pelle-like kinase). Bacterial member BP26, from Brucella, was shown to assemble into a channel-like structure, while YggE from E. coli has been associated with resistance to oxidative stress.): protein MKLSKSLVAAALVLAFHTQAQAQTAPSTAGTLVVVPAFGEVKHVNDQATVIFAVEEHDKDKNAAAARVNRKMKEGTEIVRRADPKAELKTMGYYTYPVYPEVPPMPQPAARTPVKPVPVAWRVGQYLEVKTTNLAELPKTAAAAQKVLQINNVSFGLSPELEKRLDDQRIAATYRNLNERIASIAGAMGRKPAEAVLDTVDFEGSGNYAGDGRAAAAPMMMRASAMKEAADQMPEPSFEPGETTLQMRLVGKIRFK from the coding sequence ATGAAACTTTCAAAATCACTCGTCGCCGCCGCCCTGGTACTGGCTTTCCACACCCAGGCGCAGGCCCAGACTGCCCCGTCCACGGCCGGCACGCTGGTCGTGGTCCCGGCCTTCGGCGAGGTCAAGCATGTCAACGACCAGGCGACCGTCATCTTCGCCGTTGAAGAGCATGACAAGGACAAGAATGCCGCCGCGGCACGCGTGAACCGCAAGATGAAGGAGGGAACCGAGATCGTGCGCCGCGCCGATCCGAAGGCCGAGCTGAAGACGATGGGCTACTACACCTACCCGGTGTACCCGGAAGTGCCGCCGATGCCGCAACCGGCAGCGCGCACGCCGGTGAAACCGGTGCCGGTCGCCTGGCGGGTCGGCCAGTACCTGGAGGTGAAGACCACCAACCTGGCAGAGTTGCCGAAGACCGCCGCCGCAGCCCAGAAAGTTCTGCAGATCAACAACGTGAGCTTCGGACTCAGCCCGGAACTGGAAAAGCGCCTCGATGACCAGCGCATTGCCGCCACGTACCGCAACCTGAACGAACGCATCGCCTCGATCGCGGGTGCGATGGGCCGCAAGCCGGCCGAGGCCGTGCTCGACACTGTCGATTTCGAGGGCTCGGGCAACTATGCGGGCGATGGCCGGGCGGCGGCGGCGCCGATGATGATGCGGGCCAGCGCCATGAAGGAAGCGGCCGACCAGATGCCGGAACCGAGCTTTGAACCGGGAGAAACCACGCTGCAGATGCGTCTTGTGGGAAAGATTCGCTTTAAGTGA
- the ilvC gene encoding ketol-acid reductoisomerase: protein MKVFYDKDCDLSLIKGKNVAIIGYGSQGHAHAQNLSESGVSVTVGLRRGGASWNKVEAAGLKVAEVDEAVKNADVIMILLPDENIAEVYKNSVEPHAKQGAVLAFAHGFNVHYGQVVPRADLDVIMVAPKAPGHTVRGTYRQGGGVPHLVAVYQDKSGSARDIALSYAMANGGGRAGIIETNFREETETDLFGEQAVLCGGTVELIKAGFETLVEAGYAPEMAYFECLHELKLIVDLIYEGGIANMNYSISNNAEYGEYVTGPKVVTSATKDAMRQCLKDIQTGEYAKSFILENKAGAPTLISRRRLTSEHQIEEVGAKLRAMMPWIAKNKLVDQSKN from the coding sequence ATGAAAGTTTTCTACGACAAAGACTGCGACCTCTCCCTCATCAAAGGCAAGAATGTCGCCATCATCGGCTACGGCTCGCAGGGCCATGCCCACGCACAGAACCTCTCCGAATCGGGTGTGAGCGTTACCGTCGGCCTGCGCCGCGGCGGCGCGTCGTGGAACAAGGTCGAAGCGGCCGGCCTGAAAGTCGCCGAGGTCGATGAAGCGGTCAAGAACGCCGACGTCATCATGATCCTGCTGCCGGACGAAAACATCGCCGAGGTCTACAAGAACAGCGTCGAGCCGCACGCCAAGCAGGGCGCCGTGCTGGCCTTCGCCCACGGCTTCAACGTCCACTACGGCCAGGTCGTGCCGCGCGCCGACCTCGACGTGATCATGGTGGCGCCGAAAGCCCCGGGCCACACCGTGCGCGGCACCTACCGCCAGGGTGGCGGCGTGCCGCACCTGGTCGCGGTCTACCAGGACAAATCCGGCTCGGCACGCGACATCGCGCTGTCCTACGCCATGGCCAACGGCGGCGGCCGCGCCGGCATCATCGAGACCAACTTCCGCGAAGAGACCGAGACCGACCTGTTCGGCGAGCAGGCCGTGCTGTGCGGCGGCACCGTCGAGCTGATCAAGGCCGGCTTCGAGACCCTGGTGGAAGCGGGCTACGCGCCGGAAATGGCTTATTTCGAATGCCTGCATGAACTGAAGCTGATCGTCGACCTGATCTACGAAGGCGGCATCGCCAACATGAACTACTCGATCTCGAACAACGCGGAATACGGCGAGTACGTCACCGGCCCGAAAGTCGTCACCTCGGCAACCAAGGACGCGATGCGCCAGTGCCTGAAGGACATCCAGACCGGCGAGTACGCGAAGAGCTTCATCCTCGAGAACAAGGCCGGCGCCCCGACCCTGATCTCGCGCCGCCGCCTGACCTCGGAGCACCAGATCGAGGAAGTCGGCGCCAAGCTGCGCGCGATGATGCCGTGGATTGCCAAGAACAAGCTGGTCGACCAGAGCAAAAACTGA